TCGACCACGCCATACCCGGCAAGGCCGAGCGCGCGCGCTGCGTCCGCCGTCACCATGTCGAACGCCGTCGCCAGTTCTGAGTCCGTGCTGAAGCCCGAGCGGTAGCCGATGATCATGGCGCGTTCGAGCAGGTCGCCGTCGCCATAAGGCCACCAGGAATCGCGGATGTTGTCGTTGCCGGCGAACACGTTGACGCCGGCCTGGCGCAGCAGCAGCACGGGCGGAAACGCATGTGCGCCCGGCGCGTTGGTCAATATCGCAACCCCCGCCTCGGCGAGCAGGTGCGCGGTGCGCTGGACGATGTCGCGCGGCACTTCGCCGAGCGCATAAGCATGGCTGATCGTGACCTTGCCGCCGTGCCCCAGGGCTTTCGTGCGCCGTGCAATTTGCTCGATCTCGAAGATGCCGAGCTGGCCGCCGTCGTGCAGGTGGATGTCGATACCGACGCCACGGCGATCGGCGATGCCGAAGATGGCGTCGAGATGTCCGTCGATGTCGGCATCGTGACCTGCAGGATCAAGTCCGCCGACGAGATCGGCTCCGGCGCGAACCGCCTCGTCGAGCAGTTCGGCCGTACCCGGCGACGTCACGATGCCGCTTTGCGGGAAGGCGACGATCTGAACCGACACCTTGTCGCGGTGGTCATCACGGGCGGCCACGACCTGTTCGAAGTTGCGCAACCCGACCTGCGCATCGATATCGACATGGCTGCGCATCTGGGTCGTGCCGTGCGCAACGCAGAGATCGATCAACGCCGCCGCCCGCACCGCGATCGGCCGCGCCCCGGCGAGCGCCTCCTTTTCGAACCGCACGCGCTCGCGCACGCTGAAGCCGGCGGTGCAAGGGCGATGCGGCTTCCATTCGTCGCCGATAAACCCCTTGTCCAGATGGATATGTCCGTCGACCAGGCCCGGCAGCACCAGGCGCTGGCCGAGATCGCGGGTTTCGCCGACCGCGCCATGGGCCTGCGGCGTCGCCGCGATGGAAACGATGTCGCCGTCACCAACCGCGATATCGACGACACGTCCATCGGTCAGACGGGCATTTCGAAACAGCGTGTCGATGGCGGTCAATGGAAATCTCCGAGATCGTTGCAGGGCAGGGGGTCGAAGCGCGGCATCTCCGGATGGCCTCGCTATGTCGGTACGACGCCGTCGGGCAAGCCACGCGAAAATGCCGCGATGCCGCCGGCGGTGGTGATCCAGATGTCATCGCGCCGCGCCACGATCGCCTGCAGCGCGCGCCGCAGCGGCCGCAGGCGGTGCGGCTGGCCAACCAGATAGGGATGGAGCGCGATGCCCATCACCAGCGATTGCCTCCTGGATTGCGTCAGCATCTCCTCAAAGGTGTCCGTGATCATGGTGGCAAACTGTTCCCCGGAGTCCTTGCGTCCCACGATCGAGGGAATGTCGTTCAATTCCTGTGGATAGGGCACCGACAGGATCCGCCCGCCGTTTCGCGTCGAGAACCACACCGGCTGGTCGTCCATGCACCAGTCGAGCAGATAGTGGTAACCCGCTTCGGCGAGCAGGTCCGGCGTAACCGGCGACTGCGAAATCCACGGGCCGAGCCAGCCAAGCGGCGGCCGGCCCTCCGCACACGTGATGATCTCAGTTGCTTCCTTGATCAGCCGCCGCTCCTCCTCCTGCGAGAGCACCCCTTGGCGCTCGGAATTGGTCCGGCCGTGGCCGACGATCTCATCGCCGCGCGCGCGAAAGGCATCCATGACCTCAGCGCAGTAGTGGTAGATGCTGCTGTTCGCGAGCACGGAGAGCGGCAGCGCCAGTTCGTCGAAAAGCTCGATCAGCCTCCACACGCCGACCCGGTTGCCATAATCGCGCCAGGCGTAGTTGAGGACATCTGGCTGCGGACCGCCCGGACAGAGCTCGGCGCCCAGTCCGTCGCCAAACGCGAAATGCTCGAGGTTGAGCCCGACATAGACGGCAAGGCGCCGTCCGCCAGGCCAGCTGAAATCCGGACGGCGCGTAATCGCGCTGTAGCGATAGCGATCATGGGAGACGAGCCCGGGCGCGAATTGTCGTGGCCGATCCGCCTGTTGGCGGGGCGCGGTGCCGTCGTTTAGCTCTCGCGAGGCCGTCCGCTCGAACCCTGCACCGACATTCTCGCGCATGCGAATCTCCCCGGCATCGTCGATCACGCTTGACATTCCCCAATTTGTGAAGAAAGTTTTTACTTCCGTCAAGATCGCGAAAACGCGGCGACGGGAGCGGAGGCGGCGTCCGAGCCGGACGGCCGCCATCAGTGGGAGGACTGCAGAAATGGATCCTGTACGTATCGTTTTCGCCGGACGTGTGCATCGTCGCCCGATCGTGGCGGCCGTGGCTGCCCTTGTTCTGGGCGCGCTGCCGCTCGCACCGGGCGCGCGGGCAGCGGAACCGATCAAGATCGGGCTTGTCACGGCATTGTCGGGCCAGTCGGCGCGCGCCGGTGAGGCGCTGACCCGCGGAGCCACCATCGCGATCGAGGAGATCAATGCGAGGGGCGGGGTGCTTGGCCGTCCGCTCGAACTGGTGCGCCGCGACGACGAGAGCAATCCGGCCAAGGGGTTGACCGCCGCGCGCGAACTGATCCAGCGCGAGAAGGTCGCAGTGCTTCTCGGCGGTCTCGATACGCCGGTCGAGCTTGCGATCGTGCCCTTCGTCAACAACGTCAAGGTGCCTTTCGTGGTGCCGTGGGCCGCGGGGACCAACATCACGCAGAATGGCGCCGCGTCCAACTACGTGTTTCGCGTCTCCGCCATGGATGATGAGGTGGACAAGGCGATCGTTCAGTTCTCGCGAAAGACCTACGGCGCGAAGAAGCCGGGGCTCATCCTTGTCAACAACCCCTGGGGCGAATCGAACGAGCATGGCCTGAAGGCGGCGCTGAAGGCCGCTGGAATGGAGCCTGCCGGCGTCGAGAAGTTCGAGCCCAACGACGTCGACGTCGTCTCCCAGCTGTCGCGGCTGAAGCAGGCGGGCGCCGACACGTTGTATCTGGTGGGCAATGTCGGCCCGGCTTCCCAGGTGGTGAAGTCGCTCGATCGCATGGGCTGGGCGCCACCGATCGTGTCGCACTGGGGGCCGGCCGGCGGCCGCTTCACCGAACTCGCCGGGCCCAACGCGAAGAACGTCATCTTCGTGCAGACCTACAGCTTCTTCGGCGACCTCTCGCCGGTCGGCAAGCGGGTGATGTCAGAGCTGCAGGCGAAGTATGCCGACGTCAAGGGGCCGGTGGATGTGACGCCGGCGGTCGGCGTCGCCAATGCCTATGACAGCATCCTGGTGATCGCGCGCGCGATCGAGAAGGGCGGCAGCACCGAGCCGACCGCGATTCGCGACGGCTTCTACGCCATCGACCGCGTCGATGGGCTGATCAAGACCTATGAGAGGCCGTTTACGAAGGACAAGCACGATGCGCTGACGGCGAACGACTACATCTGGGCCCGCTTCGAGGACAACCACATCATGCCGTTCGTCCAGAACTGACGGCGCCGTCGTCCAACACAAGCAGGGTGCTCGCGATGTCGTTTCTTCCAGCGGTCATAACCGGGTTGGCGCTCGGGAGCATGTACGGGCTGCTCGCGCTCGGCTTCCATGTCACCTATGCCGTATCGGGCACGGTCAATTTTTCCCAGGGCAGTTCAATGACCCTGGGCGCCGTGGCCGGATATTTCTTCCTGGTGCTGTGGGGCTGGCCTGCCGCGGCCGGCATTCCCGCGGTGCTGCTCGTATGCGCGGTCTACGGCCTCGTCATCGAACGTTATGCCGTTCGCCCCTTCGTGCAGCGCGGCTCCGACAACTGGCTGATGGCGACCGTTGCGGTCGGCATCATCGTCGACAATTTGATGCTGTTCGTGTTCGGCAAGGAGCCGCGCAGCTTTCCGTCCATGCTCGCGGCCAAGCCGATCCAGATCGCGCAGGACGCGGGCGTCTATCCGCTGCAGCTCCTGATTCCCGTCGTCGGCCTGCTGCTGGCGCTGGCGCTGCATCTGGTCAGCCGGCGGACGCGGCACGGCGTCGCCATGCTCGCGGTGGTGCAAAACCCCGGCACCGCGCGGCTGATGGGTGTCAATGTCAATGGCGCCATCGCCGCGAGCTATGCGGTGTCGGCTGTGCTGGCGGGCGTAGCGGCGCTGCTGATCGCGCCCCTGTTCAATGTGTCCTCCGAGATGGGCACGCTGTTCGGGATCAAGGCGTTCGCCGCGGCGATCATCGGAGGGTTGGGCAGCGCCTGGGGCGTGATGCTGGCCGGACTGTGCCTCGGCCTGATCGAGGTGTTCGCGACCAACTATCTCGGCTCGGTCTATACCCAGATCATCACGTTCGCTTCCGTGATCCTCATTCTCGTCGTCCTGCCTCACGGGCTGCTCGGCCGAGCCGGAGTTAAGAAGGTATGACCTCCCGCGTCTCCGTTTTCGCCCTGACTGCCGCGCTCGTGGTTGCGCTCGGCTACGCCGCCGTCGCCGACAGCTATGCCGTATTCCTGATCGCAACCATCTCGCTGACAGCGATCGCCTGCATCGGCCTCAACGTACTGCTCGGCCTTGCGGGCCAGATCTCGCTCGGGCATATCGGCTTCATGGCGATCGGAGCCTACACGACCGTGCTTCTGATGGAGAAGGCGGGCTGGCCCTATCTCGCTTCCACCGCTGCGGCCATTGTTCTCGTCAGCATCGTCGGCGGTCTCCTCGCGATGCCGGCCTTGCGCGTGCGCGGTCCCTATCTGGCGATGGTGACGATTGCCTTCGGCTTCATCGTCGAGCATGGCACGATCGAATGGCGTGACCTGACCGGCGGCGGCAATGGCCTGGTCCTGACCGCGCCGCCGAGCGTTTTCGGTTTCCAGTTGGCGGAGCGGCATCTTGCGATCGCGGGCATCCTCCTCGTCTTTGCCGGCCTCGTCCTGTTCGAGCGGCTGAAGCGGAGCGGCTGGGGCTATGCGATGCGTGCGGCCCGCGATGCGGAGGTCGCGACCCGGTCGGTCGGCATTGATCTCGTGCGCGTGCGCTCCGTGGCCTTTGTCATTTCGGCGGCCGCGATGGCTTTGGCGGGAGCCTTGTTCGCGCCGCTTCAGGGCTATATCAGCCCAAGCTCGTTTCCCTTCCTGCAGTCGATCCTGCTGCTGTTCGCCGTGATGGTCGGCGGCGCCGGCTCGACGCTGGGTCCGGTGATTGGCGCCGCACTCGTGGTGCTGTTGCCGGAACTGCTGTCTGATCTGGCGGAATATCGCCTGCTGGCGTTCGGCGTGTTGCTGTTCGTGGTGCTGCGGCTCGCGCCGTCGGGCATTGTGGGGCTCATCGAACAGCTCGCGGCCAAATTCCTGCCGGCAGGGTCGAAGGCCGACGCTGCCATCGTCGATATCGAGCCCGTGGCCGACCTCGGCATCGAGAACCGCAGCCCGCGGCGCCTTGCCGTCACAGACCTCTCGATCTCTTTCGGCGGCGTTCGCGCCGTCCAGGATGTGTCATTCACGGCCGAGCCGGGTGCCGTGACCAGCGTCATCGGTCCCAACGGAGCAGGGAAAACCAGCGCGCTGAACCTGCTCTGTGGCTTCTATCGTCCCAAGTCCGGAACGGTGATGCTTGGCGAGCGTGATGTCACCGGGATGCCGTCGCACCGGCTGGCGCGTGTCGGCGTGGCGCGCACGTTCCAGACCACGCAACTGTTCGGCTCGCTCTCCATCATCGAAAATGTCCTGCTGGCCGCGACGGTAGGCAAGCTCGGCGGTATCATCTCCGCGCTTCGCAACGACCCGGCGGATCGCTTCGCGCGTTCGCTGCTGTATTTTGCCGGCGTCGACGGCGACCTCGACCGGCGGGCCGACTCGCTGTCCCATGGCGAGAAGCGGCTAGTCGAGATTGCCCGCGCGCTCGCGCTGCGCCCGAAGGTCCTGCTGCTCGACGAACCGGCGGCAGGTCTCTCGAAGGGCGACAAGCAACGGCTGACGGTTCTGCTGCGGCGTATCGCGGATCTCGGGATCGCGGTCATCATCGTCGAGCACGACATGCCGATGATCATGTCGCTCAGTGACCTCGTCGTCGTGCTCGACGGGGGCAAGCGCATTGCGATGGGCGACGCAGCTGCGATCCGCAGCGACCCGCTGGTCCGCAAGGCCTATCTGGGCGACGCTCCCTCGGGAGAGCGAAGCCGCGCGCCACGTCCTGCAAGGCAAGGCACGGTGCTGGAAATCAAGGCGCTCGATTCCTTCTATGGCCAGTCGCGGGCGCTCGCCGGGATCGATGTCAGGGTTGCTCCGGGCGAGGCGGTTGCCGTGCTTGGGGCCAATGGCGCGGGGAAAACCACCCTGATGCGCTTGATCGCCGGTCTCGAACCGCCGCGCTCGACGGGAGAAATCCGCCTGTTTGAGGCACGCATCGACAAGATGCCGGCCCATATCCGGGCGCGTGCCGGCGTCGTGCTGGTGCCCGAGGGGAGGCAGGTATTTCCCGAGTTGACGGTGCGGCAGAACCTGCAGCTCGGCGCCTATTCACGCAAGGACATTGATCTTGACGCCGCGATCGAAGCGATGTTTGTCCGCTTTCCCCGCCTGAGGGAGCGGGTCAATCATCGTGCGGGCCTGTTGTCCGGCGGCGAGCAGCAAATGCTCGCGGTCGCGCGCGGGCTTTTGACCGCGCCGAAGGTCTTCATGCTTGACGAGCCGTCGCTCGGGCTGGCGCCGCTCGTCGTCGACGAGCTGTTCGCCTCGTTCGAGCAGCTGCGTGCCGAAGGGATGACCCTGATCGTGGTCGACCAGATGGCCGGGCAGGCCCTCGCCCTCGCCGACAGGGCCTACCTGCTGGAGACCGGCGTGATCCTGAAAAGCGGCGCGGCGGAAATCATCGCGGAGGATCCCTCGCTCGAGGCTGCCTATCTTGGCGGCGAAGCCCAGGCGAGTACCATGGCGCGATCCGCGGTGGCTCGTATCGTGAGCCATGGATGAGCGGCGGGAGATCGACGTGATGTGGCCAGCAGACAGTCAGCTTCGCGTCCCCGGCGCCGGCACGTCCGAGCGACTCGGTGGCGGCGTGGTGATCGAGGCGGGTGTACTGGCGCACCGCGCGTTGCGCGGCGGATGTCGCGGTCGCATCGCCGCGGTGTTCGAGCGCAGTCTCTATGCGGCGCTCGACGATTGCTGGATCTGCATCGGCTCGGCTGAACTCGGTTCGGGGCCGCTGCATCTTCTGTGCCGGGGCATCGAACCGCGGCGGTTCGAGGCCGGGCAAGAAGTCGCTGTTGCCGACAGGACAATCCTCGTGGACGGCCTGCCGCTTGCCGGTTTCGAAGCGGCGTCCGTGTGGGCGCCGCCGCCGTCGCCGGATTGGACGCGCGAAAGCTTGCGCGCGGGGCTCGCGGCGGTCGACCAGATCTGGTGCCTCCTGCCGACGGATCAGGGGCTGGCGGCGTCGGGCGGCGCAACGTCTCCCGCGCGGCCGTCTCGTGTTCTGGTGGCCGCGTTGCCGGGGCTCGCGACGCTCAGGCGATTGATCGAGGCCGGGCTTTGCGGGCATCGGTCCTCGCCACACCGCTACAGGCAGATCGTCGAACTGATCGGCCTTGGTCCCGGGCTGACGCCATCCGGTGATGACCTGATCGGCGGCGCATTGGTGGCGCTCGCCAGCATCGGTCGTCTCGCGACGCGGGATGCGCTATGGAGAGCCTGCCGCAGCCATCTTGCCCGGACCAACGAGATCAGCGCCGCGCATCTACGCAGCGCGGCCCTCGGTTACGCAGCGGCGGCCCTGCACGAGGCGATTGACGCGACGATTGGCGGGCAGGCGGGACGGGTCAAGCCCGCTCTCGCCGCGCTGTCCGGGATCGGACACAGTTCGGGACTCGACGCGTTTGCAGGAGTATTGATGGTGCTGCGTGCGGCCGAATATCGGCTGTTCTGCGACGGCGCGCGGCGTCACTCCGCTCTGGCCGGACGCGACCCGCAGCAGCGTTTCGCTGCCGGGGTCTGAAACGATTGGGCGCCGCGGCGGCCGCGCGCAGAGCTGCAGGCGATTTGACAAAGTAAAAACTTTCTTACTAATCTTGGTGCATCCGATGTCGAGGAGGCTGGAATGGTGATCAAGCAGGAAGGGGCGCCGTACCAGCGTCTGCTCATGGACAAGGTCAGTGTCGTGAACGTCGGGCTGGAAGGCTTCGTGAAGGATTTGCGCGATTGCGACATCGAGGTCGTCCATGTCGACTGGGTGCCGCCTGCCGGCGGCGACCCGAAGATGGCGGCGCTGCTCGCCAAGCTCGGCGTGTGAGAGCGTAGCCATGAAGCTGATCGAAGATGCCAACAAGCAGGCGCTGGCTCGCATCCTCGAGGGCGAGCCCAGGCTGATCGATATCGTGCCGGCGCGCGAGGTGCTGCGCGGTCTGAAAGAGCGCATGATCCTGCACGCAGGCCCGCCGATCGGCTGGGAGCGGATGTGCGGTCCGATGCGCGGGGCGGTGGCGGGCGCCATTGTGTTCGAGGGCTGGGCTCCTGATTTGAGGGCCGCCGAGGAGCTCGCGGCGAGCGGCGCGATCGCCTTTCATCCGAACCACCATTTTGGCGCGGTCGGCCCGATGACCGGCATGACCACGGTCTCGATGCCGGTCTTCGTCGTGGAAAACGTTCGGTTCGGCAACCGTGCCTACTGCGCGATCAACGAGGGGCTCGGCAAGGTGATGCGCTTCGGCGGCAACGACGAAAGTGTGCTGGCGCGACTTGCCTGGCTGCGCGACGTGTTCGGACCGGTGCTGGCAAGGGCGATACGCGCGCAAGGAGGCGTCGATCTGAAATCGATCATCGCGCGCGGCCTGTCGATGGGCGACGAGATGCACCAGCGCAATCTCGCCTGCTCCAGCGTGTTCCTGCGCGAGATCGGCGCTTCGCTGGCGCGCACGTCGGCCGACAACGCGGTGCTTTCGGATTGCATCGCCTTCATCGCGCAGAACGACCAGTTCTTCCTCAACATCGCGATGGCGATGGGCAAGGCGCTCACCGATCCGGCGAACGGCATTCGCGGCTCGACCGTGGTCACCGCGATGTGCCGCAACGGAACCGATTTCGGCGTGCGCGTCAGCGGCATGGGTGAACGGTGGTTCACCGCTCCGGTGGAGATGCCGGAAGGGCTGTATTTCCCGGGCTATTCGCGTGCGGACGCCAATCCCGACATGGGAGATTCCGCGATCGTGGAGACGGTGGGACTGGGCGGCTTCGCGATGGCGGCGGCTCCTGCGGTCGCCGGATTCGTCGGCGCGGGCTCGCCGTCGAGCGCGGGCAATTTCACCCGTGCGATGGGCGAGATCACCGTCGGACAGAACCCCGAATGGACGATCCCGGCGCTCGATTTCGCCGGCGTACCGACCGGCATCGATGTCCGGCTGGTGGTGGAGACCGGGCTTGCTCCCGTCATCAACACCGGCATCGCGCATCGCGAGCCCGGCATCGGCCAGGTCGGCGCCGGCGTGGTGCGGGCGCCGATGGCCTGTTTCCGGCAGGCTGTCCTCGCGATTGCCGAAGATCTGGGGGTGTCATGAGCGCGCATGTCCTGAACGAAATTCGCAAGGGCTTCTATCTCGACTCGGTCGCGCTGATGCGGCTGTCGCGCGAGATCGCATCCGCAGTGGGTGTCATCGAAGCGGCGCTGATGATGGGGACGCCATCCAATCAGGCGATCATGCGGAACGCCGGACTGCTGGGCGCAGGCGTCGCCGCGCAGGGCAACGATCTGATCGTCGCGATCAAGGCGGAGAGCGAAGAGGCCGCGCGCGCTGCGCTCGGCGAGGCGCTCAAGGCGCTGGACAAGCCCAGGAGCCGGGCCTCGGGCGAAACCGAGTGGCGGCCGCGCAGCATCGCGGCGGCCGTCAAGGCCGTGCCGGCCGCCAATCTGGCGCTGATTTCCGTTCCCGGCGAGTTCGCCGCGGCCGAAGCCCGCAAGGCGCTGAACCGCGGGCTGCATGTCTTGATGTTCAGCGATAACGTCTCGATCGCCGACGAGCTGTCGCTCAAGCAGCAGGCGCGCGACGCCGGCCTTCTGATGATGGGGCCCGACTGCGGCACGGCCGTGATCGGTGGCGCGCCGCTCGCGTTTGCCAACCGGCTCGAGCGCGGCCGGATCGGGATCATCGGCGCATCCGGCACCGGCACGCAGGAAGTCTCGTGCCTTCTCTCGGAGGCCGGCGAGGGCATTTCCCACGCGATCGGCGTCGGCGGCCGCGATCTCAAGAAGGAGATCGGCGGCATCACGACGCTGATGGCGATCGATGCGCTCGACGCCGATCCCGAAACCGATCGTGTGGTGTTGATCTCCAAGCCGCCGCATCCGGACGTTGCGAAAGCCGTGCTGGCGCGGATCGGAATGAGCCCAAAGGCCTATACGGTCTGCTTCATCGGTGCGGCCTCGGTCGATCTGCCGCCGAATGCGCGCTTTGCCGCAACGCTGAAGGAGGCCGCGGAAAAGACGCTGCACGGCGGCCGGCGTATCGGCGCCGGTTTCGACGCGGTTGCACTGGCTGCGCGCCTGACGCGACGGCGCAAGGCGTCGCATCGCATCGAAGGACTTTTCGTCGGAGGGACACTATGTGCCGAGGCGCAGGTGATCCTCACCGCCGGCGGCCGCAAGGTGGCAAGCAATGCCGCGATCCCCGGTGTTCCCCATGTCGATGCGTCGGAGGCTGCGGGGCGCGATCTTATCGTCGATCTCGGGGCCGACGAATATACCCAGGGGCGGCCGCACCCGATGATCGATCCCTCCGTCCGCGACGAGGCGCTACGGGCGGCCCTGATCAATCCGGAGATTGCCGTCATCCTGCTCGATCTCGTGATCGGCTACGGCGCGCACGCCAATCCGGCGGCCCATCTGGCGCGGATCGTGGCTGATCGCCCGGACGATGCGCCGATCCTGGTTGCGTCCGTGACGGGAACGGAGCTCGACCACCAGGTGCGCTCAGCGCAGATCAGGCTGCTGGAGGAGGCCCGCATCGTGGTCGCGCCATCCAACGCCCAGGCCTGTGAATTGGCCCTCGCTCTTGCAACCGACGTCAGGATGCCGCGCTATGCGAACACTTAAAGAGATCCCGCGCCGGCTCGTGATCGCGATCGGCGGCAACGCTGTCCACCCCGAAGACATCAGCGGCACCTCGGAAGAGCAGAAAACCGTCGCCCGGCATACGGCCGAGGCGCTGCTGCCGCTGGCCGAGCTCGACAACGAGCTGGTGATCACCCACGGCAACGGACCCGTCGTGGGCAAGATCATGATGCGCCAGATGCTGACCATGAGCCGCATTCCGCCGATGTCGATGGACATCTGCGTCGCGCACAGCCAGGGCGGCATCGGCTATCTCCTGATGCAGGCGATCGAGAATGCCTTGCGCGAACGCGGCAATGGCCGCCACGTCGCGAG
This genomic interval from Bradyrhizobium sp. NP1 contains the following:
- the fdrA gene encoding acyl-CoA synthetase FdrA yields the protein MSAHVLNEIRKGFYLDSVALMRLSREIASAVGVIEAALMMGTPSNQAIMRNAGLLGAGVAAQGNDLIVAIKAESEEAARAALGEALKALDKPRSRASGETEWRPRSIAAAVKAVPAANLALISVPGEFAAAEARKALNRGLHVLMFSDNVSIADELSLKQQARDAGLLMMGPDCGTAVIGGAPLAFANRLERGRIGIIGASGTGTQEVSCLLSEAGEGISHAIGVGGRDLKKEIGGITTLMAIDALDADPETDRVVLISKPPHPDVAKAVLARIGMSPKAYTVCFIGAASVDLPPNARFAATLKEAAEKTLHGGRRIGAGFDAVALAARLTRRRKASHRIEGLFVGGTLCAEAQVILTAGGRKVASNAAIPGVPHVDASEAAGRDLIVDLGADEYTQGRPHPMIDPSVRDEALRAALINPEIAVILLDLVIGYGAHANPAAHLARIVADRPDDAPILVASVTGTELDHQVRSAQIRLLEEARIVVAPSNAQACELALALATDVRMPRYANT
- a CDS encoding branched-chain amino acid ABC transporter ATP-binding protein/permease — translated: MTSRVSVFALTAALVVALGYAAVADSYAVFLIATISLTAIACIGLNVLLGLAGQISLGHIGFMAIGAYTTVLLMEKAGWPYLASTAAAIVLVSIVGGLLAMPALRVRGPYLAMVTIAFGFIVEHGTIEWRDLTGGGNGLVLTAPPSVFGFQLAERHLAIAGILLVFAGLVLFERLKRSGWGYAMRAARDAEVATRSVGIDLVRVRSVAFVISAAAMALAGALFAPLQGYISPSSFPFLQSILLLFAVMVGGAGSTLGPVIGAALVVLLPELLSDLAEYRLLAFGVLLFVVLRLAPSGIVGLIEQLAAKFLPAGSKADAAIVDIEPVADLGIENRSPRRLAVTDLSISFGGVRAVQDVSFTAEPGAVTSVIGPNGAGKTSALNLLCGFYRPKSGTVMLGERDVTGMPSHRLARVGVARTFQTTQLFGSLSIIENVLLAATVGKLGGIISALRNDPADRFARSLLYFAGVDGDLDRRADSLSHGEKRLVEIARALALRPKVLLLDEPAAGLSKGDKQRLTVLLRRIADLGIAVIIVEHDMPMIMSLSDLVVVLDGGKRIAMGDAAAIRSDPLVRKAYLGDAPSGERSRAPRPARQGTVLEIKALDSFYGQSRALAGIDVRVAPGEAVAVLGANGAGKTTLMRLIAGLEPPRSTGEIRLFEARIDKMPAHIRARAGVVLVPEGRQVFPELTVRQNLQLGAYSRKDIDLDAAIEAMFVRFPRLRERVNHRAGLLSGGEQQMLAVARGLLTAPKVFMLDEPSLGLAPLVVDELFASFEQLRAEGMTLIVVDQMAGQALALADRAYLLETGVILKSGAAEIIAEDPSLEAAYLGGEAQASTMARSAVARIVSHG
- a CDS encoding amidohydrolase family protein; the protein is MTAIDTLFRNARLTDGRVVDIAVGDGDIVSIAATPQAHGAVGETRDLGQRLVLPGLVDGHIHLDKGFIGDEWKPHRPCTAGFSVRERVRFEKEALAGARPIAVRAAALIDLCVAHGTTQMRSHVDIDAQVGLRNFEQVVAARDDHRDKVSVQIVAFPQSGIVTSPGTAELLDEAVRAGADLVGGLDPAGHDADIDGHLDAIFGIADRRGVGIDIHLHDGGQLGIFEIEQIARRTKALGHGGKVTISHAYALGEVPRDIVQRTAHLLAEAGVAILTNAPGAHAFPPVLLLRQAGVNVFAGNDNIRDSWWPYGDGDLLERAMIIGYRSGFSTDSELATAFDMVTADAARALGLAGYGVVEGGPADFVVLDARHVQEAVVARPKPRDVYKRGRLVARNGAIVTAARK
- a CDS encoding DUF1116 domain-containing protein; the encoded protein is MKLIEDANKQALARILEGEPRLIDIVPAREVLRGLKERMILHAGPPIGWERMCGPMRGAVAGAIVFEGWAPDLRAAEELAASGAIAFHPNHHFGAVGPMTGMTTVSMPVFVVENVRFGNRAYCAINEGLGKVMRFGGNDESVLARLAWLRDVFGPVLARAIRAQGGVDLKSIIARGLSMGDEMHQRNLACSSVFLREIGASLARTSADNAVLSDCIAFIAQNDQFFLNIAMAMGKALTDPANGIRGSTVVTAMCRNGTDFGVRVSGMGERWFTAPVEMPEGLYFPGYSRADANPDMGDSAIVETVGLGGFAMAAAPAVAGFVGAGSPSSAGNFTRAMGEITVGQNPEWTIPALDFAGVPTGIDVRLVVETGLAPVINTGIAHREPGIGQVGAGVVRAPMACFRQAVLAIAEDLGVS
- a CDS encoding branched-chain amino acid ABC transporter permease produces the protein MSFLPAVITGLALGSMYGLLALGFHVTYAVSGTVNFSQGSSMTLGAVAGYFFLVLWGWPAAAGIPAVLLVCAVYGLVIERYAVRPFVQRGSDNWLMATVAVGIIVDNLMLFVFGKEPRSFPSMLAAKPIQIAQDAGVYPLQLLIPVVGLLLALALHLVSRRTRHGVAMLAVVQNPGTARLMGVNVNGAIAASYAVSAVLAGVAALLIAPLFNVSSEMGTLFGIKAFAAAIIGGLGSAWGVMLAGLCLGLIEVFATNYLGSVYTQIITFASVILILVVLPHGLLGRAGVKKV
- a CDS encoding ABC transporter substrate-binding protein, coding for MDPVRIVFAGRVHRRPIVAAVAALVLGALPLAPGARAAEPIKIGLVTALSGQSARAGEALTRGATIAIEEINARGGVLGRPLELVRRDDESNPAKGLTAARELIQREKVAVLLGGLDTPVELAIVPFVNNVKVPFVVPWAAGTNITQNGAASNYVFRVSAMDDEVDKAIVQFSRKTYGAKKPGLILVNNPWGESNEHGLKAALKAAGMEPAGVEKFEPNDVDVVSQLSRLKQAGADTLYLVGNVGPASQVVKSLDRMGWAPPIVSHWGPAGGRFTELAGPNAKNVIFVQTYSFFGDLSPVGKRVMSELQAKYADVKGPVDVTPAVGVANAYDSILVIARAIEKGGSTEPTAIRDGFYAIDRVDGLIKTYERPFTKDKHDALTANDYIWARFEDNHIMPFVQN
- a CDS encoding polysaccharide deacetylase family protein, producing the protein MIDDAGEIRMRENVGAGFERTASRELNDGTAPRQQADRPRQFAPGLVSHDRYRYSAITRRPDFSWPGGRRLAVYVGLNLEHFAFGDGLGAELCPGGPQPDVLNYAWRDYGNRVGVWRLIELFDELALPLSVLANSSIYHYCAEVMDAFRARGDEIVGHGRTNSERQGVLSQEEERRLIKEATEIITCAEGRPPLGWLGPWISQSPVTPDLLAEAGYHYLLDWCMDDQPVWFSTRNGGRILSVPYPQELNDIPSIVGRKDSGEQFATMITDTFEEMLTQSRRQSLVMGIALHPYLVGQPHRLRPLRRALQAIVARRDDIWITTAGGIAAFSRGLPDGVVPT
- a CDS encoding DUF2877 domain-containing protein — translated: MDERREIDVMWPADSQLRVPGAGTSERLGGGVVIEAGVLAHRALRGGCRGRIAAVFERSLYAALDDCWICIGSAELGSGPLHLLCRGIEPRRFEAGQEVAVADRTILVDGLPLAGFEAASVWAPPPSPDWTRESLRAGLAAVDQIWCLLPTDQGLAASGGATSPARPSRVLVAALPGLATLRRLIEAGLCGHRSSPHRYRQIVELIGLGPGLTPSGDDLIGGALVALASIGRLATRDALWRACRSHLARTNEISAAHLRSAALGYAAAALHEAIDATIGGQAGRVKPALAALSGIGHSSGLDAFAGVLMVLRAAEYRLFCDGARRHSALAGRDPQQRFAAGV